A stretch of Octopus bimaculoides isolate UCB-OBI-ISO-001 chromosome 23, ASM119413v2, whole genome shotgun sequence DNA encodes these proteins:
- the LOC106868996 gene encoding MKRN2 opposite strand protein: MDNEEDFDIIRCFQHCSNKTNIFYCRQLPTTCPLCSGDVINSDSLLPPYRIESPFIDAVRLPFAVVVKPTQGTFLQDYQNAANLHIGVTNSQGVVYEYDENGITIGSISWTCCIAVSFSDLLTNRLFETEWDGQLARYSQDLTWVPQRYHEEDHNCFSFVTSFLKLNGVLPADVSKQHFLTQFLIKHTTKGSKYISLYRQIVTEGYLCQPAQAI; encoded by the exons ATGGATAATGAAGAAGACTTTGACATAATTCGTTGTTTCCAACACTGTtcgaataaaacaaatatattttattgtcgtCAATTACCAACAACATGTCCACTCTGTAGCGGTGATGTTATCAACAGCGACAGTCTTCTACCTCCCTATCGTATCGAATCCCCTTTTATAGATGCTGTCCGTTTGCCTTTTGCTGTCGTCGTTAAACCTACCCAGGGTACATTTCTTCA GGATTACCAGAATGCTGCCAACCTCCATATCGGTGTGACGAACTCACAAG GTGTTGTATATGAATACGATGAAAACGGCATCACAATCGGGTCGATCTCCTGGACATGCTGTATTGCTGTTTCTTTCAGTGACCTGTTGACCAACAGACTCTTCGAAACAGAATGGGATGGTCAGCTTGCCCGATATTCACAAGACCTCACCTGGGTACCACAAAG ataTCATGAAGAAGACCATAACTGCTTCAGTTTTGTAACGAGTTTCCTGAAATTAAACGGCGTTTTGCCAGCCGATGTTTCAAAACAACATTTCCTCACACAGTTCCTAATTAAACATACGACCAAAGGCAGCAAATACATCTCCTTGTACCGACAAATTGTAACTGAAGGATACTTATGCCAACCAGCACAAGCAATCTGA
- the LOC106883300 gene encoding uncharacterized protein DDB_G0271670, with product MLQTFWLLHPHRYVPLLVLIILFDPDSLECTSGVRAATEKEVSELVDRNPSKISHEQQEPQEFRRQPQHSHHHQAHKQEQQQSYTQYLSLSTRKFTVPSMKHLATLTSQHAATAKTLPAKSNSQRDPSSSGPMFRLESLSTQQPLTLSSNISGQRSGPLSQSLEFVLQRKRILRRNIITPKISSALSQPPSFHSSNTQLPTTKTTRTRAHPLLPLTIAIATKSADHVRNMQTHQSSTLRKKLLNFEEFVETGQCCVVVKLRSARSATSLAPISTTPTSVRTWSPFRVQQTTTGTTTIQQSTLAAAAAEIAMNISQTHSSNSSSSSSSGGSGGGSGGGNSSSSSSGSQVVITVNNATQTGGAATTTTTTTTTTHPDTGMLNSFTSGPSTGGDNPALIANGTRTLSTLGPLSSDHTRVASNYSTDTGSGTHATDTYLSTPEIIGISFGAAIIILGISIPLICWVHRKYMNRAAKHYKEYWDDNVNLSYINGHLDAPRVSRQGVCESL from the exons ATGCTGCAGACCTTTTGGCTGCTTCATCCTCATAGAT ATGTTCCACTACTTGTGCTGATAATTTTATTCGATCCAGATTCTTTAGAATGCACTTCTGGAGTCAGAGCTGCCACGGAAAAAGAGGTCTCCGAACTAGTTGACCGCAATCCATCTAAAATCTCTCATGAGCAGCAGGAGCCCCAAGAATTTCGCAGACAACCCCAGCACTCTCACCATCACCAAGCACAcaaacaagagcagcaacagtCCTACACACAATACCTGTCATTGTCTACCAGGAAATTTACTGTTCCGTCCATGAAGCATTTGGCCACCCTTACTAGCCAGCATGCAGCCACAGCGAAAACTCTTCCAGCCAAAAGCAATAGCCAGAGGGATCCAAGTAGTTCAGGGCCAATGTTCAGATTGGAAAGTTTGTCAACACAACAGCCTTTAACCCTTTCATCTAATATCTCTGGCCAGAGGTCTGGGCCTTTGAGCCAGTCTCTGGAGTTTGTCCTGCAAAGAAAGCGAATACTTCGCAGAAATATAATCACGCCAAAGATTAGCAGCGCTTTGAGCCAGCctccttcctttcattcttctaaCACTCAACTTCCAACGACGAAGACGACACGCACTCGCGCTCATCCACTCCTTCCACTGACGATTGCGATTGCCACAAAGTCAGCGGACCATGTGAGAAACATGCAAACTCACCAGAGTTCCACTTTGAGAAAGAAATTACTGAACTTTGAAGAATTCGTTGAGACAGGACAGTGTTGTGTTGTTGTGAAGCTCCGTTCAGCCCGAAGCGCAACATCATTGGCACCAATATCAACAACTCCAACATCAGTTAGAACTTGGTCACCATTTAGGGTCCAACAGACGACGACAGggacaacaacaatacaacaaagtacattagcagcagcagcagcagaaatagcAATGAATATCTCCCAGActcacagcagcaacagcagcagtagcagcagtagtggtgggaGTGGTGGGGGTAGCGGAGGaggtaatagtagcagcagcagcagtggcagccaGGTTGTGATAACGGTGAACAATGCCACCCAAACAGGGGGcgctgcaaccaccaccaccaccaccaccaccactacccatcCTGATACTGGCATGTTGAACTCCTTCACATCGGGTCCGTCTACCGGTGGTGACAACCCTGCCCTCATTGCCAACGGCACACGGACACTTTCCACATTGGGTCCCCTCTCCAGTGACCATACCCGGGTGGCATCCAATTACTCCACAGATACCGGTTCCGGCACCCATGCCACGGACACATATCTTAGCACACCAGAAATAATTGGTATCTCATTTGGAGCAGCAATTATTATTTTGGGTATCA GCATTCCTTTGATCTGTTGGGTTCACCGGAAATACATGAATAGGGCAGCGAAACACTACAAGGAATACTGGGACGACAATGTGAACCTGAGTTACATCAATGGACACTTAGATGCACCGAGGGTAAGTAGACAAGGTGTGTGTGAGAGCTTATGA